In the genome of Desulfuromonas sp. DDH964, one region contains:
- a CDS encoding NCS2 family permease — MLNRLFQLDHHGTSVRTELVAGLTTFLTGAYIIFVNPAILAQAGMDKGALTTVTCLVAGLATLLVALWANAPLMMAPGMGLNAFFTYSLVLGRGVPWETALGVVFLSGIFFLVLTWLGVRERIVRAIPISLRLAASVGIGLFIAFIGLQNLGLVVHNDAVLVQLGRFTPQALLGVLGLLLAVLLEIRKVRGAILLAILATTVAGMVTGLTPFPTGLVAVPPSIAPVALHLDILSALQISLWASIFSLMFVDLFDSLGSLIAVCREAGMTDKDGNIPGLPRMLTADAIATVGGALLGTSTTTTYIESASGVADGGRTGLTGVATALLFLLAALFTPLIGAVPAFATAPALLIVGIFMMRGIGQIDFYNFEEGAPAFLTFILMPLTYSITTGLAFGFLAHVLLKLFLGKIRECDPFLIGAALFSLVSLVL, encoded by the coding sequence ATGCTGAATCGCCTCTTCCAGCTCGACCACCACGGCACCAGCGTCCGCACCGAACTGGTTGCCGGCCTCACTACCTTCCTCACCGGCGCCTACATCATCTTCGTCAACCCGGCGATCCTGGCACAGGCGGGGATGGACAAGGGCGCCCTGACCACCGTCACCTGCCTGGTGGCGGGGCTGGCAACCCTGCTCGTCGCCCTCTGGGCCAACGCGCCGCTGATGATGGCGCCGGGAATGGGGCTCAACGCCTTCTTCACCTACAGCCTGGTGCTCGGCCGGGGTGTCCCCTGGGAGACGGCGCTGGGGGTGGTCTTCCTCTCCGGCATCTTCTTCCTGGTGCTGACCTGGCTCGGCGTCCGCGAACGGATCGTCCGCGCCATCCCGATCTCCCTGCGCCTCGCCGCCTCGGTCGGCATCGGCCTCTTCATCGCCTTTATCGGGCTGCAGAACCTCGGCCTGGTGGTGCACAACGACGCGGTGCTGGTGCAGCTCGGTCGTTTTACGCCGCAGGCGCTGCTCGGCGTCCTCGGCCTGCTGCTCGCCGTGCTGCTGGAGATTCGCAAGGTGCGCGGCGCGATCCTGCTGGCGATCCTCGCCACCACGGTGGCCGGCATGGTCACCGGGCTCACCCCCTTTCCGACCGGCCTGGTCGCCGTACCGCCGTCGATCGCCCCCGTCGCGCTCCATCTCGACATTCTCAGCGCCCTGCAGATCTCCCTCTGGGCGAGCATCTTCTCCTTAATGTTCGTCGACCTCTTCGACAGCCTCGGCAGCCTGATCGCCGTCTGCCGTGAGGCCGGCATGACCGACAAGGATGGCAATATTCCCGGCCTGCCGCGGATGCTGACCGCCGACGCCATCGCCACCGTCGGCGGCGCCCTGCTCGGAACCAGCACCACCACCACCTACATCGAGTCGGCGAGCGGCGTCGCCGACGGCGGCCGCACCGGCCTGACCGGTGTCGCGACCGCCCTGCTCTTCCTCCTCGCCGCCCTCTTCACGCCGCTGATCGGCGCCGTTCCCGCCTTTGCCACGGCGCCGGCGCTGCTCATCGTCGGCATCTTCATGATGCGCGGCATCGGCCAGATCGATTTCTACAATTTCGAGGAAGGAGCCCCGGCGTTTCTGACCTTCATCCTCATGCCACTGACCTACTCCATCACCACCGGTCTCGCCTTCGGCTTTCTCGCCCATGTCCTGCTCAAGCTCTTTCTTGGCAAGATCAGGGAGTGTGATCCCTTCCTCATCGGCGCCGCCCTCTTCTCCCTGGTCAGCCTGGTTCTCTGA
- a CDS encoding rod shape-determining protein, whose amino-acid sequence MFNLFNAIWGMFSNDLAIDLGTANTLVYLKGKGIVVSEPSVVAVQKDAMGQRKVLAVGKEAKKMLGRTPGSIVAIRPMKDGVIADFDITEEMLRYFIQKVHNRKNLVRPRIVICVPSGITQVEKRAVKESAESAGAREVYLIEEPMAAAIGAGLPITEASGNMIVDIGGGTTEVAVISLAGIVYAKSVRVGGDKLDEALVQYMKRKYNLLIGERTAEQIKIEIGSAYPDGEERTMDVKGRDLVSGIPKTLTIDSTEIREALSEPVNAIVEAVRIALERTPPELAADIVDKGIVLAGGGALLRNLDLLLREETGLPVVIAEDPLSCVAIGSGKVLDELDLLKRVTISS is encoded by the coding sequence ATGTTTAATCTGTTCAACGCGATCTGGGGGATGTTCAGCAACGATCTGGCCATCGACCTGGGAACCGCCAATACCTTGGTCTATCTCAAGGGAAAAGGGATTGTCGTCAGCGAGCCGTCGGTGGTTGCGGTACAGAAGGATGCCATGGGGCAGCGCAAGGTCCTTGCGGTCGGCAAGGAGGCCAAGAAGATGCTCGGCCGGACCCCGGGGAGCATCGTCGCCATCCGGCCGATGAAAGACGGCGTCATCGCCGACTTCGACATCACCGAGGAGATGCTGCGTTACTTCATTCAGAAGGTGCACAATCGCAAGAACCTGGTCCGGCCGCGTATCGTCATCTGCGTGCCGTCGGGAATTACCCAGGTCGAGAAGCGCGCCGTCAAGGAGTCGGCCGAGTCGGCCGGTGCCCGCGAAGTCTACCTGATCGAGGAGCCGATGGCGGCGGCGATCGGCGCCGGGCTGCCGATCACCGAGGCCTCGGGGAACATGATCGTCGACATCGGCGGCGGCACCACCGAGGTGGCGGTGATCTCCCTGGCCGGCATTGTCTACGCCAAGAGCGTCCGCGTTGGTGGCGACAAACTCGACGAGGCGCTGGTGCAGTACATGAAACGCAAGTACAATCTGCTGATCGGTGAGCGCACCGCCGAGCAGATCAAGATCGAGATCGGCAGCGCCTACCCCGATGGCGAGGAACGCACCATGGATGTCAAGGGGCGCGACCTCGTCAGCGGCATCCCCAAGACCCTGACCATCGACAGTACCGAAATTCGCGAAGCCCTCTCCGAGCCGGTCAACGCCATTGTCGAGGCGGTACGCATCGCCCTGGAGCGGACCCCCCCGGAACTGGCGGCCGACATCGTCGACAAGGGGATCGTGCTCGCCGGTGGCGGCGCCCTGCTGCGCAACCTCGACCTGCTGCTGCGCGAAGAGACCGGCCTGCCGGTCGTGATTGCCGAAGACCCGCTCTCCTGCGTTGCCATCGGTTCCGGCAAGGTGCTGGATGAACTCGACCTGCTCAAGCGGGTAACCATCTCCTCCTGA
- a CDS encoding phosphoribosylaminoimidazolesuccinocarboxamide synthase: protein MTQIVMETAFPDLNLVNRGKVRDIYDLGEHLLIVTSDRISAFDVIMDQGIPNKGIVLTQISRFWFEQMTDIIPNHIVAMDVDDFPAATHKYRDQLEGRSMLVKKAKPLPVECIVRGYVSGSGWKDYQKSGAISGIQLPAGLLESAQLPEPIFTPSTKAELGEHDETISFAETVALCGEELATQVRDTTLAIYNRARQLADAKGIIIADTKFEFGIFDGKLLWIDEALTPDSSRFWPKDRYRPGGPQPSFDKQFLRDYLETLDWGKKAPPPPLPAEIVRKTGEKYMEALTRLTGITL, encoded by the coding sequence ATGACCCAGATCGTGATGGAGACCGCTTTTCCCGATCTCAACCTTGTCAACCGTGGCAAGGTCCGGGATATTTATGACCTCGGCGAACACCTGCTGATCGTTACCTCGGACCGGATCAGCGCCTTCGACGTCATCATGGACCAGGGGATTCCCAACAAGGGGATCGTCCTGACCCAGATCTCCCGCTTCTGGTTCGAGCAGATGACCGATATCATTCCCAACCACATCGTGGCCATGGATGTCGACGACTTTCCGGCCGCCACCCACAAATACCGGGATCAGCTCGAAGGCCGCAGCATGCTGGTGAAAAAGGCCAAGCCGCTGCCGGTCGAATGCATCGTCCGTGGCTATGTCTCCGGTTCCGGCTGGAAGGACTACCAGAAGAGCGGCGCCATCTCCGGCATCCAGCTCCCCGCCGGGCTCCTCGAGAGCGCCCAGCTGCCGGAACCGATCTTCACCCCCTCGACCAAGGCCGAGCTCGGCGAGCATGACGAGACGATTTCCTTTGCCGAGACGGTCGCCCTCTGCGGCGAGGAACTCGCGACCCAGGTCCGCGACACCACCCTCGCCATCTACAACCGGGCCCGGCAACTGGCCGATGCCAAGGGGATCATCATTGCCGACACCAAGTTCGAATTCGGCATCTTCGACGGCAAGCTGCTCTGGATCGACGAGGCGCTGACTCCCGACTCTTCCCGCTTCTGGCCCAAAGACCGCTACCGCCCCGGTGGACCGCAGCCCTCTTTTGACAAGCAGTTCCTGCGCGACTACCTGGAGACCCTCGACTGGGGGAAAAAGGCGCCGCCGCCGCCGCTGCCGGCGGAGATCGTGCGCAAGACCGGCGAAAAGTACATGGAAGCCCTGACCCGGCTGACCGGCATCACTCTTTAA
- the mreD gene encoding rod shape-determining protein MreD, with product MTRVSAYFLLGYLFILLQAGLLPRMIPLGFAPDLLLILIVYLGLNEDYLRGSFLAYLLGCFLDVFAGSSLGLYGMALLAVFLTVRGAVGRFNAENSLLLLFMVGCGTLLEGAVIIGLGFLADIDQLWVVILPRLSLQMLLNLCFAWLLLKLVTGLQRRLLPRRGIPGLQRLDSRYES from the coding sequence ATGACCCGGGTCAGCGCCTATTTTCTCCTCGGCTATCTCTTCATCCTGTTGCAGGCCGGCCTGTTGCCGCGCATGATCCCCCTCGGGTTTGCCCCCGACCTGCTGCTGATCCTGATCGTCTATCTCGGTCTCAACGAAGATTATTTGCGCGGCAGTTTCCTCGCCTACCTCCTTGGCTGCTTCCTCGATGTCTTTGCCGGGTCGAGTCTCGGGCTCTACGGTATGGCGCTGCTGGCCGTCTTTCTCACCGTGCGCGGTGCGGTCGGCCGGTTCAATGCCGAGAATTCCCTGCTCCTGCTTTTCATGGTCGGTTGCGGGACTCTGCTCGAGGGGGCCGTCATTATCGGTCTCGGCTTTCTTGCTGACATCGACCAGCTCTGGGTGGTCATCCTTCCCCGCCTCAGCCTGCAGATGCTGTTGAACCTTTGCTTCGCCTGGCTGCTGCTCAAGCTCGTCACCGGTCTGCAGCGTCGGCTCCTGCCGCGGCGTGGCATCCCCGGGCTGCAGCGACTGGATAGCCGCTATGAGTCTTGA
- a CDS encoding RluA family pseudouridine synthase yields MAEQTQGKKPPKLRRPGGMEILYEDRDILVVVKPAGLLTIGSEREKRRTAHYLLNDYVRKGDPKSRHRVFVVHRLDQETSGLLLFARSEAVKTFLQQDWETTEKHYVAVVHGAVSPAAGTISSCLAENRAQRVYSTTEPGQGKLAHTAYRVLQQGRGCSLLDIHLLTGRKHQIRVHFAELGHPLVGDRKYGADSAPRLALHARSLTFTHPGNGRLLSFDTGIPEELVRLLGRP; encoded by the coding sequence ATGGCAGAGCAAACCCAGGGGAAAAAACCGCCGAAACTGCGTCGGCCGGGAGGGATGGAGATCCTCTACGAGGACCGGGATATCCTCGTGGTGGTGAAGCCGGCCGGGCTGCTCACCATAGGCAGCGAACGGGAGAAGCGGCGGACCGCTCACTACCTGCTCAACGACTATGTTCGCAAGGGGGATCCGAAGTCGCGCCACCGCGTCTTCGTCGTCCACCGCCTCGACCAGGAGACCTCCGGACTTCTTCTCTTCGCCAGGAGCGAAGCGGTGAAGACCTTTTTGCAGCAAGATTGGGAGACGACGGAAAAGCACTATGTCGCCGTCGTGCACGGCGCAGTCAGCCCCGCGGCCGGGACGATTTCCAGCTGCCTTGCCGAGAACCGGGCGCAGCGGGTCTACTCGACCACCGAGCCCGGTCAGGGTAAGCTCGCTCACACCGCCTACCGCGTGCTGCAGCAGGGTAGGGGCTGCAGCCTGCTCGACATCCACTTGTTGACCGGCCGCAAGCACCAGATCCGCGTCCACTTCGCCGAGCTGGGACATCCGCTGGTCGGTGATCGCAAGTACGGGGCCGACTCGGCGCCGCGCCTCGCCCTGCATGCCCGCTCCCTCACCTTCACCCACCCCGGCAACGGGCGGCTGCTCTCTTTTGATACGGGCATACCGGAGGAGTTGGTGCGGCTCCTCGGCAGGCCTTAA
- a CDS encoding SurA N-terminal domain-containing protein, whose amino-acid sequence MLDLIRKKQKTTIIKFVFWAIIATFVGTIFLVWGKGSDRSSGGDPNLAVQVNGDPISYAQYQNVYRNLYQLYQSIYREQFTPTLEKQLRLPQQAYDQVVDQTLLLQEADHRGIKVSKDELVKSIAEIPAFQENGQFTKERYLQVLNYQRLTPDEFEGMQRNQLLGEKVRAQLQEGVAVSDEEITADYRKQNEKVNLAFVRLAPALFESRIKVDDKELQTYFAEHREEFRLPEAISLSYLRFVPSRYAKDVVFEEGDLEKYYRRHLDRFEIQEQVKAAHILIKVDQNSSPEQKTARRKLAEKVLDEAKAGKDFADLARRYSDDPGSATKGGDLGYFPRGAMVKPFEQAAFSLKPGELSGIVESSFGFHIIKCEGYIEAGIKPLAEVTDAVKEGLRSEKASQLALEKALDAYNINRKGGTIEAAAKASDLEVQTTGLFSRDEAIDGLGNVPEIAAQAFALVPGELARPVALADGVILYSIKERRESRLPELAEVRERVINAYRQARAGDLARQTADALLAALKEGKSLATLAKKENLKIEETGSFARAYGDFVPRLGSNPEIAAAAFQLTTAEPVAPVVYDLDGQFVVVTLKSREEADMDALDATKRDEIRETLLTRKRNDAVTARLKELREKAEIVIAPALQSELEGK is encoded by the coding sequence ATGCTTGACCTGATTCGCAAGAAGCAGAAAACGACGATCATCAAATTCGTCTTCTGGGCGATTATCGCCACCTTTGTCGGTACGATCTTCCTGGTTTGGGGCAAGGGCTCCGACCGCAGCAGCGGTGGCGACCCCAACCTCGCGGTGCAGGTCAACGGTGATCCGATCTCCTATGCGCAGTACCAGAACGTCTATCGCAACCTCTACCAGCTCTACCAGAGCATCTATCGCGAACAGTTTACCCCGACGCTGGAGAAACAGCTCCGCCTTCCGCAACAGGCCTACGACCAGGTGGTCGACCAGACCCTGCTGCTGCAGGAAGCCGACCATCGCGGCATCAAGGTGAGCAAGGACGAACTGGTCAAAAGCATTGCCGAAATCCCCGCCTTCCAGGAAAACGGCCAGTTCACCAAGGAGCGCTACCTCCAGGTCCTCAATTACCAGCGCCTCACCCCGGACGAGTTCGAGGGGATGCAGCGCAACCAGCTCCTCGGCGAAAAGGTGCGGGCCCAGCTGCAGGAAGGAGTTGCGGTCAGCGACGAGGAAATCACCGCCGACTACCGCAAGCAGAACGAGAAGGTCAACCTCGCCTTCGTGCGTCTCGCCCCGGCCCTCTTCGAGAGCCGCATCAAGGTCGACGACAAGGAGTTGCAGACCTATTTCGCCGAACATCGCGAAGAATTCCGCCTTCCCGAGGCAATCTCCTTGAGTTACCTGCGGTTCGTGCCGTCCCGTTACGCCAAGGATGTCGTCTTCGAAGAGGGCGACCTGGAAAAATACTATCGGCGCCACCTTGACCGCTTTGAAATTCAGGAGCAGGTCAAGGCCGCCCATATTCTGATCAAGGTCGATCAGAACAGTTCCCCGGAGCAGAAAACAGCCCGCCGCAAGCTGGCCGAGAAGGTCCTGGACGAGGCCAAGGCGGGCAAGGACTTTGCCGACCTCGCCCGTCGCTACTCGGATGATCCCGGCAGCGCCACCAAGGGGGGCGACCTCGGCTATTTCCCCCGCGGCGCCATGGTCAAGCCCTTCGAGCAGGCCGCCTTCAGCCTCAAGCCGGGCGAGCTCAGCGGCATTGTCGAATCGTCCTTCGGGTTCCACATCATCAAGTGCGAAGGTTACATCGAGGCCGGCATCAAGCCGCTGGCCGAGGTGACCGACGCCGTCAAGGAAGGTCTGCGCAGCGAGAAAGCGAGCCAGCTCGCCCTCGAAAAGGCGCTCGATGCCTACAACATCAACCGCAAGGGCGGGACGATCGAGGCGGCCGCCAAGGCGAGCGATCTCGAGGTGCAGACGACCGGTCTCTTCAGCCGCGACGAGGCCATCGACGGCCTCGGCAACGTCCCGGAAATCGCCGCCCAGGCCTTTGCCCTCGTCCCGGGCGAACTCGCCCGGCCGGTCGCCCTCGCCGACGGTGTGATTCTCTACAGTATCAAGGAGCGCCGCGAAAGCCGCCTCCCCGAACTCGCCGAAGTCCGCGAGCGGGTCATCAACGCCTACCGCCAGGCCCGCGCCGGCGACCTCGCCAGGCAAACGGCCGACGCTCTGCTCGCCGCTCTCAAGGAGGGGAAATCCCTCGCCACCCTGGCGAAAAAGGAGAACCTCAAGATCGAGGAGACCGGTTCTTTCGCCCGCGCCTACGGCGACTTCGTGCCGCGCCTCGGCAGCAATCCCGAGATTGCCGCTGCCGCCTTCCAGCTGACCACGGCGGAACCGGTGGCGCCGGTCGTCTACGACCTCGACGGCCAATTCGTGGTGGTGACCCTCAAGAGCCGCGAGGAAGCGGACATGGACGCCCTCGACGCGACCAAGCGTGACGAAATCCGCGAAACCCTGCTGACCCGCAAGCGCAACGACGCCGTCACCGCCCGCCTCAAGGAGTTGCGGGAGAAAGCGGAGATCGTTATCGCACCTGCCCTCCAGTCTGAACTCGAAGGGAAATAA
- the mreC gene encoding rod shape-determining protein MreC: MLELLRKFRIPLMAAFLLLVALLLYSANLRNREHTTLFERSILQLTLPLHHLLATMTGGVSGWWEDYVWLVGARQENQRLLAETRQLRGELDRMQEVRLANERLRRLLEFKETLALPTLPAQVISEDASSWFRTVAIDKGSREGLREGMPVVVAEGAVGRIIRVTPHQARVLLITDASSAVAALVQESRARGVCRGQGDQLVLDFALRREEIAVGDRIVTSGTGGVFPKGLVLGSVAAVTREEYGLFQSVQVAPAVDFSRLEEVLVLLTEVQK; encoded by the coding sequence ATGCTGGAACTGCTGCGAAAATTCCGGATCCCGCTGATGGCAGCGTTCCTGCTGCTGGTCGCGCTCCTCCTCTATTCAGCCAATCTTCGCAACCGTGAACATACCACCCTGTTCGAGCGCTCCATCCTCCAGTTGACCCTCCCTCTGCACCACCTCCTCGCCACCATGACCGGTGGCGTCTCCGGCTGGTGGGAAGACTATGTCTGGCTGGTTGGCGCCCGCCAGGAAAACCAGCGGCTCCTTGCCGAGACCCGCCAGTTGCGTGGTGAACTCGATCGCATGCAGGAAGTCCGGCTCGCCAATGAGCGTCTGCGCCGGCTCCTCGAATTCAAGGAGACTCTGGCGCTGCCGACCCTGCCGGCCCAGGTGATCTCCGAAGATGCTTCGAGCTGGTTCCGTACCGTGGCGATCGACAAAGGGAGTCGCGAAGGGTTGCGGGAAGGAATGCCGGTGGTTGTTGCCGAGGGTGCCGTCGGCCGGATCATCCGCGTTACCCCCCACCAGGCGCGCGTGCTGCTGATCACCGATGCTTCCTCGGCCGTGGCCGCGCTGGTCCAGGAGAGCCGCGCCCGCGGCGTCTGCCGCGGCCAGGGGGACCAGCTGGTTCTCGACTTCGCCCTGCGCCGCGAGGAGATCGCCGTCGGCGACCGCATTGTCACCTCCGGCACCGGCGGAGTCTTCCCCAAGGGGCTGGTGCTTGGCAGCGTCGCCGCCGTGACGCGGGAGGAATACGGGCTGTTCCAGTCGGTGCAGGTCGCTCCGGCGGTCGATTTCAGCCGCCTGGAGGAGGTCCTGGTGCTCCTTACCGAGGTGCAGAAATGA
- the msrA gene encoding peptide-methionine (S)-S-oxide reductase MsrA: protein MSAGLDSVTLGGGCFWCIEAVFGRLQGVVQVVSGYAGGTRENPDYEEVCSGSTGHAEVVQVHFDPALISLAELLEVFWRVHDPTTRNRQGGDIGSQYRSIILYRDEEQRRVAEASRDAAQASGLWPDPIVTEIVPLEAFYPAEGYHQDYYRINSFQPYCRMVISPKLQKLEKLFADRLK from the coding sequence ATGAGTGCAGGACTTGATTCGGTGACCTTGGGTGGCGGCTGCTTCTGGTGCATCGAGGCAGTCTTCGGCCGGCTCCAGGGAGTGGTGCAGGTGGTCTCAGGCTACGCCGGGGGAACCCGGGAAAATCCCGACTACGAGGAGGTCTGCAGCGGCAGCACCGGTCATGCCGAGGTGGTGCAGGTCCACTTCGATCCGGCGCTAATTTCCCTCGCCGAGCTGCTCGAGGTCTTCTGGCGCGTCCATGATCCGACCACCCGCAACCGCCAGGGCGGCGATATCGGCAGCCAGTATCGCTCGATCATCCTCTATCGCGACGAGGAGCAGCGCCGGGTTGCCGAGGCCTCCCGGGACGCGGCGCAGGCCAGCGGCCTCTGGCCCGACCCGATCGTCACCGAGATCGTGCCGCTCGAGGCCTTTTATCCGGCCGAGGGCTATCACCAGGATTACTACCGGATCAACTCCTTTCAGCCCTACTGCCGGATGGTCATTTCTCCCAAGCTGCAGAAACTGGAGAAGCTCTTCGCCGACCGGTTGAAATAG
- the mrdA gene encoding penicillin-binding protein 2: protein MSLDSGWTEHPGLRRRFLVVSLLAMAVFLLLGLRLWYLQVISADRYLALSERNRIRYLPIAAPRGPIYDRDGELLIANRPAFTVSVLRQEVDEKEELLTRLSDYLGVPREALAARWDEGRRFPPYRPFPVAEDVSRDVVERIQENSIDLPGVLIEVRPLRSYPYQEMAAHLFGYLGEITEGELGEERFAEYRAGDFIGRGGLEQTLESDLRGEEGKRLIEVDVKGKELRILKTQESRPGHKVFLTLQRKVQQAAEEAFGDQAGAAVAIDPRNGEILAITSRPSFNPAQFARGISGKEWVALLKNPRHPLQDKALKGQYPPGSTFKMVTALAALRAGLITPGTSFDCTGSLAVGNREFRCWKKEGHGHTDLKKALRESCDVWFYQAALEVGIDSIAETARELGLGQVLGYPPGGEKPGLIPDRQWKRSRYGSRWYDGETVIAAIGQGYVTATPLQLAVMTATIANGGTLYCPHVVKEITDLDGQVLSATEPEVIGVADISPADLRAVQRGMEAVVNDAGGTGWASHLDQVRVAGKTGTAQVVRMKEGREVERQEVAYRFRDHALFVAYAPAENPQIAVAVVVEHGSHGGSAAAPVAKAIFKSYFGIDAPDPVIPVPFSGD, encoded by the coding sequence ATGAGTCTTGACTCCGGCTGGACCGAGCATCCCGGTCTGCGGCGCCGCTTTCTGGTTGTTTCGCTCCTTGCCATGGCGGTCTTCCTTCTTCTGGGGCTGCGCCTCTGGTATCTGCAGGTCATCAGTGCCGACCGTTATCTGGCGCTCTCCGAGCGCAACCGCATCCGCTACCTGCCGATTGCCGCCCCGCGCGGCCCGATCTACGACCGTGACGGCGAATTGCTGATCGCCAACCGGCCGGCCTTTACCGTTTCGGTGCTGCGCCAGGAGGTCGACGAGAAGGAAGAGCTGCTCACCCGCCTCTCCGATTATCTCGGGGTGCCCCGGGAAGCGCTTGCCGCCCGCTGGGACGAAGGGCGCCGCTTCCCCCCTTACCGCCCCTTTCCGGTCGCCGAGGACGTCAGCCGCGACGTCGTCGAGCGAATCCAGGAAAACTCCATCGATCTTCCCGGTGTTCTCATCGAGGTCCGGCCCCTGCGATCCTACCCCTACCAGGAGATGGCCGCCCACCTCTTTGGCTACCTCGGCGAGATCACTGAGGGGGAACTGGGGGAGGAACGCTTTGCTGAATACCGGGCGGGGGATTTCATCGGCCGCGGCGGACTCGAACAGACGCTGGAGAGCGACCTGCGCGGCGAAGAGGGGAAGCGGCTGATCGAGGTCGATGTCAAGGGGAAGGAGTTGCGCATCCTCAAAACCCAGGAATCCCGTCCCGGGCACAAGGTCTTTTTGACCCTGCAGCGCAAGGTGCAGCAGGCGGCGGAAGAGGCCTTCGGTGACCAGGCGGGTGCGGCGGTGGCGATCGATCCCCGCAACGGGGAGATCCTGGCGATAACCAGTCGACCCTCCTTCAATCCGGCCCAGTTCGCCCGCGGCATCTCCGGCAAGGAATGGGTGGCTCTGCTGAAGAATCCGCGCCATCCGTTGCAGGACAAGGCCCTCAAGGGGCAATACCCGCCCGGCTCGACCTTCAAGATGGTGACGGCGCTGGCGGCGCTGCGGGCCGGGTTGATAACGCCGGGAACTTCCTTTGATTGCACCGGCAGCCTCGCCGTCGGCAACCGCGAGTTCCGTTGCTGGAAGAAGGAGGGGCATGGCCACACCGATCTGAAAAAGGCGTTGCGGGAAAGTTGCGATGTCTGGTTTTATCAGGCGGCCCTCGAAGTCGGCATCGACTCCATCGCTGAAACCGCCCGCGAACTCGGGCTCGGCCAGGTTCTCGGGTATCCTCCCGGTGGCGAAAAACCCGGTCTGATCCCCGATCGCCAATGGAAGCGCAGCCGCTACGGTTCCCGCTGGTACGATGGGGAAACGGTGATTGCCGCCATCGGCCAGGGATACGTGACGGCAACCCCCCTGCAACTGGCGGTCATGACGGCCACCATAGCCAACGGCGGCACCCTCTATTGTCCCCATGTCGTCAAGGAGATCACCGACCTTGACGGCCAGGTGCTGAGCGCGACGGAGCCGGAAGTGATCGGTGTCGCCGACATCAGCCCGGCCGACCTGCGCGCGGTGCAGCGTGGCATGGAGGCGGTGGTCAACGACGCCGGAGGGACCGGGTGGGCAAGTCATCTCGACCAGGTCCGCGTCGCCGGCAAGACCGGCACCGCCCAGGTCGTGCGGATGAAGGAAGGGCGGGAAGTGGAGCGCCAGGAGGTCGCCTACCGGTTTCGCGATCATGCGCTCTTTGTTGCCTACGCACCGGCCGAGAATCCGCAGATTGCGGTGGCGGTGGTGGTCGAGCACGGCAGCCATGGTGGCAGCGCCGCGGCGCCGGTGGCAAAGGCGATCTTCAAGAGCTATTTCGGCATCGATGCCCCGGACCCGGTCATTCCGGTTCCCTTCAGCGGAGACTGA